The proteins below come from a single Triplophysa rosa linkage group LG12, Trosa_1v2, whole genome shotgun sequence genomic window:
- the ints14 gene encoding integrator complex subunit 14 translates to MPTVVLMDSSLSMTRPVSVEGSEEFQRKHLAVHGLTMLFEHMATNYRLEFTSLVAFSSLWELLVPFTRDYNTLQEALNNLEDYDKTCLEAALQGVSNVVQQEWGTSCPCQVVLVTDGAMGIGRGSLRHSLQTLKQRTDDKKFPLPFPFPSKLYVMCIANAEEFQASDGLDNLEQLISLNGGEGQIYTMEGPLCLKSVQTMFGKLIDQAYSPLHAVLRCGNLASDVQVFPRPEPVLIDEEVDPIPKTVQTDLEIVGFVEIGDISSPPVISRHLVLPIAVNKEGDEMGTGTADETEEEPSTNQMAGKSPNFCVLLHGSLKVEGMVALVQLGPDWFGMLYSQADSKKKSNLMMSLFELGSEPLPWLGRMSQLGPASDAAENPYGEDDSKSPFPIQPKNKRSYAQNVTVWIKASGLQTDVQKIFRNARKLPEKTQTFYKELNRLRKAALAFGFWELLKSVAELLERECTLLPDSAHPDAAFQLSHASQQLKLASTGDSKYAAFEHNIAPMLTDFSGGGAERM, encoded by the exons ATGCCTACGGTGGTTCTTATGGACTCATCGCTGTCCATGACGCGACCGGTGTCAGTGGAGGGCAGTGAAGAGTTTCAGAGGAAGCACTTGGCCGTTCATGGACTAACGATGCTGTTCGAACACATGGCAACAAATTACAGACTGGAGTTCACGTCACTTGTCGCTTTCTCCTCCCTCTGGGAGCTTCTGGTCCCATTCACCAGAGATTATAATACTCTGCAG GAGGCCTTAAACAATCTTGAAGACTATGATAAGACCTGTCTGGAGGCTGCATTACAGGGTGTCAGTAATGTAGTACAGCAGGAATGGGGAACCTCCTGCCCTTGCCAG GTGGTGCTGGTTACTGATGGTGCAATGGGGATTGGTCGTGGTTCTTTGCGCCATTCCCTGCAAACACTGAAGCAACGTACGGACGATAAGAAGTTCCCTCTGCCTTTCCCGTTCCCTTCCAAACTCTATGTCATGTGCATTGCCAATGCAGAGGAG TTTCAAGCTTCTGATGGTTTGGATAACTTGGAGCAGCTGATTAGTTTGAATGGTGGGGAGGGTCAGATATACACTATGGAGGGACCCCTCTGTCTTAAAAGTGTCCAGACTATGTTTGG TAAGCTGATTGACCAGGCATACTCTCCCTTACATGCTGTGCTGCGCTGTGGGAACCTGGCTTCTGACGTGCAGGTCTTTCCAAGGCCAGAACCAGTGCTGATAGATGAGGAGGTGGATCCCATTCCCAAAACAGTTCAAACAG ACTTGGAGATTGTGGGTTTTGTTGAGATTGGAGACATCTCCAGCCCTCCCGTTATATCCAGGCACTTGGTACTGCCCATTGCTGTGAACAAAG AGGGGGATGAGATGGGTACAGGCACTGCTGATGAGACGGAGGAAGAGCCCTCCACAAATCAGATGGCTGGCAAAAGCCCAAATTTCTGCGTACTTCTACATGGCAGTCTAAAAGTGGAGGGCATGGTGGCACTTGTACAGTTAGG GCCAGACTGGTTTGGAATGCTTTATTCTCAGGCAGACAGTAAGAAAAAGTCCAACCTGATGATGTCACTCTTTGAGCTGGGCTCAGAGCCTCTGCCCTGGCTGGGCCGAATGTCACAACTTGGTCCTGCCTCAG ATGCAGCTGAAAATCCCTATGGCGAAGATGACAGTAAAAGTCCCTTTCCCATACAGCCGAAAAACAAGAGAAGTTATGCTCAGAATGTTACCGTTTGGATTAAAGCCAGTGGACTTCAG ACAGATGTGCAGAAAATTTTCCGTAATGCAAGGAAACTGCCGgaaaaaacacaaaccttttataAG GAATTGAATCGCCTGCGTAAAGCTGCTCTGGCCTTTGGATTCTGGGAGCTTCTGAAGAGCGTGGCTGAACTTCTGGAGAGGGAATGCACTCTTCTGCCTGATTCTGCCCACCCTGACGCTGCCTTCCAGCTCTCACACGCTTCCCAGCAACTTAAACTGGCCAGTACTGGAGACTCCAAGTACGCAGCTTTCGAACACAACATCGCCCCCATGCTCACGGACTTCTCTGGGGGCGGAGCCGAGAGAATGTAG